A genomic stretch from Longimicrobium sp. includes:
- the groL gene encoding chaperonin GroEL (60 kDa chaperone family; promotes refolding of misfolded polypeptides especially under stressful conditions; forms two stacked rings of heptamers to form a barrel-shaped 14mer; ends can be capped by GroES; misfolded proteins enter the barrel where they are refolded when GroES binds), with protein sequence MAAKELTFGVDARAALKKGVDQLAEAVKVTLGPKGRNVVIDRKFGSPLITKDGVTVAKEVELDHPIENMGAQMVKEVATKTSDLAGDGTTTATVLAQAVFREGLKNVTAGANPMSLKRGIDKAVEKVIAELKAMSVETAGKREIAQVGTISANSDEEIGNLIADAMEKVGKDGVITVEEAKGLETTLETVEGMQFDRGYLSPYFITDPDRMEAVLEDALILIHDKKISSMKDLLPVLEKVAQMGRPLLIIAEDVEGEALATLVVNKLRGTLKVCAVKAPGFGDRRKAMLQDIAVLTGGQVISEEVGFKLENAVLSDLGRAKRIVVDKDNTTLVDGAGQGEAIQGRIKEIRAAIDKSTSDYDREKLQERLAKLAGGVAVINVGAATETEMKEKKARVEDALHATRAAVEEGIVPGGGVALLRAQAALKEVRLDDDDENIGVRIVERALEEPIRQIVQNAGVEGSIVVAKVRENENRNFGYNARTDEYEDLVQSGVIDPTKVTRTALQNAASIAGLLLTTESVVVERPEKEKAPAMPGGGGMGDMY encoded by the coding sequence ATGGCTGCCAAAGAGCTGACGTTCGGCGTCGACGCCCGCGCCGCGCTCAAGAAGGGCGTGGACCAGCTGGCCGAGGCCGTGAAGGTCACGCTGGGCCCCAAGGGCCGCAACGTGGTGATCGACCGCAAGTTCGGCTCGCCGCTGATCACCAAGGACGGGGTGACGGTGGCGAAGGAGGTCGAGCTCGACCACCCGATCGAGAACATGGGCGCGCAGATGGTGAAGGAGGTCGCCACCAAGACCAGCGACCTGGCCGGCGACGGCACCACCACCGCGACGGTTCTCGCCCAGGCCGTGTTCCGCGAGGGGCTGAAGAACGTGACCGCCGGCGCCAACCCGATGTCGCTGAAGCGCGGCATCGACAAGGCGGTGGAGAAGGTGATCGCCGAGCTGAAGGCGATGTCGGTGGAGACCGCCGGCAAGCGCGAGATCGCCCAGGTGGGCACCATCTCGGCCAACAGCGACGAGGAGATCGGCAACCTCATCGCCGACGCGATGGAGAAGGTGGGCAAGGACGGCGTGATCACGGTCGAGGAGGCCAAGGGGCTCGAGACCACGCTGGAGACGGTGGAGGGGATGCAGTTCGACCGCGGCTACCTGTCGCCGTACTTCATCACCGACCCCGACCGCATGGAGGCGGTGCTCGAGGACGCGCTGATCCTGATCCACGACAAGAAGATCAGCAGCATGAAGGACCTCCTCCCGGTGCTGGAGAAGGTGGCGCAGATGGGCCGCCCGCTCCTGATCATCGCCGAGGACGTGGAGGGCGAGGCGCTGGCCACGCTGGTGGTGAACAAGCTGCGCGGCACGCTGAAGGTGTGCGCGGTGAAGGCGCCGGGCTTCGGTGACCGCCGCAAGGCCATGCTGCAGGACATCGCGGTGCTCACCGGCGGCCAGGTGATCAGCGAAGAGGTCGGCTTCAAGCTGGAGAACGCGGTGCTGAGCGACCTGGGCCGCGCCAAGCGCATCGTGGTGGACAAGGACAACACCACGCTGGTGGACGGCGCCGGGCAGGGCGAGGCCATCCAGGGGCGCATCAAGGAGATCCGCGCCGCGATCGACAAGTCGACCAGCGACTACGACCGCGAGAAGCTGCAGGAGCGGCTGGCCAAGCTGGCCGGCGGCGTGGCGGTGATCAACGTGGGCGCCGCCACCGAGACGGAGATGAAGGAGAAGAAGGCGCGCGTGGAAGACGCCCTGCACGCGACGCGCGCGGCGGTGGAGGAGGGGATCGTTCCCGGCGGCGGCGTGGCGCTGCTGCGCGCCCAGGCCGCGCTGAAGGAGGTGCGGCTGGACGACGACGACGAGAACATCGGCGTCCGCATCGTGGAGCGCGCGCTGGAGGAGCCCATCCGCCAGATCGTGCAGAACGCGGGCGTGGAGGGCTCGATCGTGGTGGCCAAGGTGCGCGAGAACGAGAACCGCAACTTCGGCTACAACGCGCGCACCGATGAGTACGAGGACCTGGTGCAGAGCGGCGTGATCGACCCCACCAAGGTCACGCGCACCGCGCTGCAGAACGCCGCCTCCATCGCGGGCCTGCTGCTGACCACCGAGAGCGTGGTGGTCGAGCGCCCGGAGAAGGAGAAGGCCCCGGCGATGCCGGGCGGCGGCGGCATGGGGGATATGTACTAA
- the groES gene encoding co-chaperone GroES yields MATATEVKVRPLADRVVVKALEEAETMRGGLYIPDTAKEKPQQGEVVAVGPGKLSDEGKRIDMELKVGDKVLYGKYSGTEVTVDNEQYLILRESDVLAVVG; encoded by the coding sequence ATGGCAACCGCGACCGAGGTCAAGGTGAGGCCGCTGGCGGACCGCGTCGTCGTGAAGGCGCTGGAGGAGGCGGAGACGATGCGCGGCGGGCTGTACATTCCCGACACCGCCAAGGAAAAGCCGCAGCAGGGCGAGGTGGTGGCGGTCGGCCCCGGCAAGCTCTCCGACGAGGGCAAGCGCATCGACATGGAGCTGAAGGTCGGCGACAAGGTGCTGTACGGGAAGTACAGCGGCACCGAGGTGACCGTCGACAACGAGCAGTACCTGATCCTCCGCGAGAGCGACGTGCTCGCGGTGGTCGGCTGA